One genomic window of Candidatus Pseudobacter hemicellulosilyticus includes the following:
- a CDS encoding Na+:solute symporter: MKLTWLDGIIILLYLVTITMIGWYMRKKARQNKESYLMGGKSLPWYMLGLSDASDMFDISGTMWMVALCFVYGMKSIWIPWLWPVFNQVFMMMFLSKWLRRSNANTGAGWLTTRFGTTGRGIRGSHNIVVAFALLSCFGFLVYGFIGLGKFIEIFVPWSVVAPYVPFTIPAEYVAHFYGICFTLVAMFYSIIGGMHSIVLGDVVKYIIMTVACVSIAVIAMLHLHNGQNTLHTPEGWLNPFFGWKLDLDWTGIVPAANDKIASDGFGIFGFFFMMMLFKGIFASLAGPAPNYDMQKVLSTRSPREASKMTGFVSIILLPVRYSMIIGLTVLALLYFDQVDISTGNGADFERILPAAVNNFLPEGILGLVLTGLLGAFMGTFSGTLNAAQAYIVNDIYLKYLDPKAGNKKIIGVNYAVGVIVVVLSIILGFFAKDVNSVLQWIVAGLYGGYVAANVLKWYWWRFNAHGFYWGMIAGIGAALVFPYLFPGTLALYYWPLLFLISLGGSLLGTFTAPPTEEAVLKSFYRQVRPWGFWKPIHAKVAAEEPGFLPNKQFKRDMFNVVLGITAQCCLTILPMYIVLWQKLPLLVTIAILLVIILILKKTWWNKLED; this comes from the coding sequence ATGAAACTGACCTGGCTTGACGGTATCATTATCCTGCTCTACCTGGTCACCATCACCATGATCGGGTGGTATATGCGCAAAAAAGCGCGGCAGAACAAGGAGAGCTACCTTATGGGCGGCAAGAGCCTGCCCTGGTATATGCTGGGCCTCAGCGATGCCAGCGATATGTTTGATATCAGCGGCACCATGTGGATGGTAGCCCTTTGTTTTGTATATGGTATGAAAAGTATCTGGATACCCTGGCTCTGGCCGGTGTTCAACCAAGTGTTCATGATGATGTTCCTTAGTAAATGGCTGCGCCGCTCCAATGCCAATACCGGAGCGGGCTGGCTGACAACCCGCTTCGGGACCACAGGCAGGGGTATACGCGGATCACACAATATTGTGGTGGCTTTCGCCCTGCTGAGCTGCTTCGGTTTCCTGGTCTATGGTTTTATAGGGCTGGGCAAATTCATAGAGATCTTTGTGCCCTGGTCGGTGGTGGCGCCCTACGTTCCCTTTACTATTCCCGCTGAATATGTAGCGCATTTTTATGGCATCTGCTTTACGCTGGTGGCTATGTTCTATTCCATCATTGGGGGTATGCACAGTATTGTGCTGGGTGATGTGGTCAAATACATCATTATGACAGTGGCCTGCGTCAGCATCGCCGTGATAGCCATGCTGCATCTCCACAATGGCCAAAATACCCTCCATACCCCCGAAGGCTGGCTCAATCCTTTCTTCGGCTGGAAGCTGGACCTGGACTGGACCGGTATTGTACCGGCTGCCAATGATAAAATTGCATCAGACGGTTTCGGGATCTTTGGCTTCTTCTTTATGATGATGCTGTTCAAAGGGATCTTTGCCAGCCTGGCCGGGCCTGCACCCAATTATGATATGCAGAAAGTACTGTCTACCCGATCGCCCCGGGAAGCCAGTAAGATGACGGGCTTTGTTTCTATCATTTTATTGCCGGTCCGTTATTCCATGATCATCGGCCTGACCGTGCTGGCCCTCCTGTATTTTGACCAGGTGGATATCAGCACCGGCAATGGGGCTGATTTTGAAAGGATCCTGCCGGCGGCGGTCAATAATTTCCTGCCGGAAGGCATACTGGGTCTGGTGCTGACAGGATTGCTGGGAGCGTTCATGGGTACTTTCTCGGGCACGCTCAATGCGGCACAGGCCTATATTGTCAATGATATCTACCTTAAATACCTGGACCCCAAGGCTGGCAACAAAAAGATCATCGGCGTCAATTACGCGGTGGGTGTCATTGTAGTGGTGCTGAGTATCATCCTCGGCTTTTTTGCCAAAGATGTAAACAGTGTGCTGCAATGGATAGTAGCCGGCCTTTATGGCGGGTATGTGGCGGCCAACGTATTGAAATGGTACTGGTGGCGCTTCAATGCCCATGGCTTTTACTGGGGCATGATTGCCGGTATAGGTGCCGCTCTGGTATTCCCCTATCTTTTTCCCGGCACCCTGGCCCTGTACTACTGGCCGCTGCTTTTCCTGATCTCGCTGGGAGGCAGTCTGCTGGGCACTTTTACAGCGCCGCCTACAGAGGAGGCCGTCCTTAAATCTTTTTACCGCCAGGTGCGGCCCTGGGGTTTCTGGAAACCCATCCATGCAAAAGTAGCGGCTGAAGAGCCGGGCTTCTTACCCAATAAACAATTCAAAAGGGATATGTTCAACGTGGTGCTGGGCATTACGGCGCAATGCTGCCTGACCATCCTGCCAATGTACATCGTGCTCTGGCAAAAACTGCCCCTGCTGGTTACTATCGCCATCCTGCTGGTTATCATATTGATCCTCAAAAAAACATGGTGGAATAAACTGGAAGACTGA
- a CDS encoding arabinose isomerase gives MMKNYDSAELKVGLFGIGLAAYWDQFDGLKKRLEGYLDIVDNRIRENGVTVVSAGLVDSPDKAFAAGRLFRQSDVDIIFLYVTTYALSATVLPVVQRAKVPVIVLNLSPAESINYQAFNQLGDRMAMTGEWLAWCSACPVPEIASVFRQANIPFYQVTGILQGDPAVWQEVGHWIAAAKVAFTMYHNRLGLMGNYYGGMLDIYSNLTLHCSSFGGHIEIIEVDELTALKNTVTEEAVQARISEFHAAFDIQADCSAEELNRAARTSVALDALAAKHQLGSLAYYYKGTGNEQNEDTMSSVILGNSLLTARGIPVAGEYEVRNAQAMKIMDSFGVGGSFTEYYAMDYRDDVVLMGHDGPGHITIAAGKTRVRPLTIYHGKVGSGLSVEMSVKNGPVTLLSVVERGGSLLLLCAEGEAVPGPILAIGNTNSRYRFPIGAKKFVEQWNAEGPAHHCAVGLGHIAGRIEKLGCLLNMAVVRIC, from the coding sequence ATGATGAAAAATTATGATAGTGCTGAGCTGAAGGTCGGGTTGTTCGGTATAGGGCTGGCTGCCTACTGGGACCAGTTTGACGGTCTGAAAAAACGCCTGGAAGGATACCTGGATATTGTTGACAACAGGATCAGGGAGAATGGGGTGACAGTCGTTAGTGCCGGGCTGGTAGACAGCCCGGACAAAGCCTTTGCAGCGGGCCGGTTGTTCCGGCAAAGCGATGTGGACATCATTTTCCTCTATGTTACCACCTATGCGCTTTCCGCCACTGTATTGCCTGTTGTGCAGCGGGCAAAAGTGCCGGTAATAGTGCTGAACCTTTCGCCGGCGGAAAGCATCAATTACCAGGCGTTCAACCAGCTCGGGGACAGGATGGCCATGACCGGAGAATGGCTGGCCTGGTGTTCCGCCTGTCCGGTGCCGGAGATTGCCAGTGTCTTCAGGCAGGCCAATATTCCTTTTTACCAGGTCACCGGGATATTGCAGGGGGATCCGGCTGTATGGCAGGAGGTGGGGCACTGGATAGCGGCCGCCAAAGTGGCCTTTACGATGTACCATAACCGGCTGGGACTGATGGGTAATTATTATGGCGGGATGCTGGATATTTATTCCAACCTCACCCTGCATTGCAGCAGCTTTGGTGGTCATATAGAGATTATTGAGGTAGATGAGCTGACGGCCCTGAAAAATACCGTGACGGAAGAAGCGGTACAGGCGCGCATATCGGAATTCCATGCAGCATTTGATATACAGGCGGATTGTTCTGCGGAAGAACTGAACAGGGCTGCCCGCACATCGGTTGCCCTGGACGCTCTGGCGGCAAAGCACCAGCTGGGCTCCCTGGCGTATTATTATAAGGGCACGGGCAATGAGCAGAATGAGGATACCATGAGTTCAGTGATCCTGGGCAATTCCTTATTGACGGCAAGGGGCATACCGGTAGCCGGGGAATATGAGGTCAGGAATGCACAGGCCATGAAAATAATGGACAGTTTTGGTGTGGGCGGCTCCTTTACGGAGTACTATGCCATGGACTATAGGGATGATGTGGTATTGATGGGACATGATGGCCCAGGGCATATTACCATTGCAGCAGGAAAGACCAGGGTTCGTCCCCTGACTATTTACCATGGTAAAGTGGGCAGCGGGCTTTCTGTAGAGATGTCTGTAAAAAACGGACCGGTCACATTGTTGTCTGTGGTGGAAAGAGGCGGCAGCCTGCTGCTGTTATGTGCTGAGGGCGAAGCTGTGCCCGGCCCCATCCTGGCTATTGGCAATACCAATAGCCGGTACCGGTTCCCGATCGGCGCTAAAAAATTTGTGGAGCAATGGAATGCAGAAGGTCCGGCGCATCATTGTGCGGTAGGGCTGGGGCATATAGCGGGAAGAATTGAGAAGCTGGGCTGTTTATTGAATATGGCCGTGGTCCGGATCTGTTAG
- a CDS encoding FecR family protein — MQEQSNRKEGSGREKEIAELARYLQEKSLDIDSYLSEEEWQQYVKEHAAGAAASTTSDNYPDVYEATIRRSRRRQQLFKGIGGLVVLLLLAGLLWIALRPQPAANAPAVMAHVHENTSTQMQKIGLPDGSSLVLYPGSSISFATDYNKQRRDLQLTGKAVFEVSPKRGVPFTVYCRSIATTALGTRFMVNGLDADPWVHLYQGKVLVQPISDNSVQRILAVGETIAYQEKEHVFKLLNAQGTAAAADPSGPSPTPRSGENNTLPATAPAVPGKTDSVSVNGQTYINFQNQQLSTIFDQLAERYHVEIRYPTDLSISTNVLLSVNAGQPIEKILDNLCGANGMKVKRVDSTTFTITK; from the coding sequence ATGCAAGAGCAATCTAACAGAAAAGAAGGGAGTGGCAGAGAGAAGGAGATAGCGGAACTGGCCCGTTATCTCCAGGAGAAGTCATTGGATATTGACAGCTATCTCTCAGAAGAGGAATGGCAGCAATATGTAAAAGAGCATGCTGCCGGTGCTGCTGCATCCACCACGTCCGACAATTATCCCGATGTATATGAGGCTACCATCCGCCGCAGCCGGCGCCGCCAGCAGCTCTTCAAAGGCATTGGCGGGTTGGTTGTTTTGCTGCTGCTGGCAGGCCTGCTCTGGATAGCCCTGCGCCCGCAGCCTGCTGCAAATGCGCCTGCTGTCATGGCCCATGTCCATGAGAATACTTCCACACAAATGCAGAAGATCGGCCTGCCGGATGGTTCCAGCCTTGTCCTCTATCCCGGTAGTTCCATCAGCTTTGCCACTGATTATAATAAGCAACGCCGCGACCTGCAGCTGACGGGTAAAGCTGTGTTTGAAGTGTCTCCCAAACGGGGCGTTCCCTTTACCGTATACTGCCGCAGCATAGCTACCACCGCCCTGGGCACCCGGTTCATGGTGAATGGACTGGATGCTGATCCCTGGGTACACCTGTACCAGGGAAAGGTCCTTGTGCAGCCTATCTCGGACAACAGCGTGCAGCGGATCCTGGCAGTGGGAGAGACCATCGCCTACCAGGAAAAGGAACATGTTTTCAAACTGCTGAATGCACAGGGGACGGCAGCTGCCGCTGATCCATCAGGGCCTTCTCCCACGCCACGCAGCGGGGAAAACAATACCCTGCCTGCCACTGCTCCTGCCGTACCCGGTAAAACCGACAGCGTATCCGTCAATGGCCAGACCTATATCAATTTCCAGAACCAGCAGCTAAGCACTATCTTTGACCAGCTGGCGGAAAGGTACCATGTGGAGATCCGCTATCCTACTGATCTGTCCATCTCCACCAATGTGCTGCTCTCAGTCAATGCAGGTCAGCCCATTGAAAAGATCCTCGATAATTTATGCGGCGCCAATGGCATGAAAGTCAAACGCGTAGATTCCACCACCTTTACTATCACAAAATAA
- a CDS encoding TonB-dependent receptor — MHKFLSLTGKGLLPLLFLLLSSIARSQDSTAAITGIVSDNNGKPIPSVTVFAKNSLGRKTFITATDSLGRFAFDRVPVQGVYSFDFSSQGYQTRTLTGYQVRYGVPNTVYISLAIDEKGLDEVMVVGYGTQKKVNLTGAVNQISGDQLRDRPATNITAMLQGAMPNLNIRMASGTPGQMGSFNIRGATSVNTSNNTVVTGEPLVLVDGIPGTLDRLSPEEIQSITVLKDAASAAIYGSRGGLGVILVTTKNGKAGKTVVRYNNTFGWATPTVNTDFITTGYDWMKLNDQALAHVGGYSGYTDRDYEELLARRNDKTEDPSRPWITIQNRNGRDQYVYYGNYDWWNIMFTKYQPLQTHNISMSGGNEKVNFMLNGNLKQMDGIMRMHTDKYTSGTIRAKIGAQLYPWLKVTNNTNFYHSNYNYYGREGGGTANFTHINVHASPAYAPVNPDGTATYITGLNNYDIGDGIFAMLIGGNQKGQDRKYEMTTINEATITPFKDMNIVANYSFNMYTDPSYYRQAAAKYSLEPGVVAVATKYNIDKLAESQQFNQRHVVNIYADYFKSFARSHNIKLLAGFNQEFTRRKKISAGRANLSSETLNDINLGTGEQTVGGGSDELALQGLFYRLNYDYKGKYLLETNGRFDGSSRFPENDRWGFFPSVSAAWRVSEEAFFEPLRGVVSEFKLRGSVGVLGNQTIPTDLLNAIYPYVPTMNPGTMSYILGGERAKYYSAPGAVSSSLTWEKVTSYNGGVDIGLLNNRLTLSFDKYLRVTSDILTLGSPLPGVFGADEPLVNAASIETKGFEFTAGWKDKKVLAGKPFNYSVNVVLSDNYAVVSKFDNPTNIITSMYVGKKIGEIWGYTTDGFFKTDAEAKTYPINQVFLNKVRTDNNIPIRAGDLRWLDLNGDGTISSGKGTLDDPGDQRVIGNTTPRYQYAINLNASWNNIDLSVFFQGLGKMNWYPGSNADRFWGPYSRPYFSFLPVDFEKDVYSSTNTDAYFPNLLAYVALNANNELRATNNRYLQNLAYLRLKNLTVGYTLPQQLTRRFKIDRFRMFFSGENLLTWTKLRTDYIDPEQAMANGDARVYPFSKNYSFGFDISF; from the coding sequence ATGCACAAATTTTTGTCTCTGACAGGAAAGGGATTATTGCCCCTGCTCTTCTTGTTGCTATCCAGTATTGCCCGTAGCCAGGATTCCACGGCTGCCATCACCGGGATAGTATCTGATAACAACGGCAAGCCGATCCCCTCCGTCACCGTGTTCGCTAAAAATTCCCTGGGTCGTAAGACCTTTATTACAGCCACAGATTCCCTGGGCCGCTTTGCCTTTGACAGAGTGCCTGTACAGGGCGTGTACAGCTTTGATTTTTCCTCACAGGGCTACCAGACCCGCACCCTTACCGGTTACCAGGTGCGGTACGGTGTTCCTAATACAGTGTACATCAGCCTGGCCATTGATGAGAAAGGACTGGACGAAGTGATGGTAGTAGGGTATGGCACCCAGAAAAAAGTGAACCTCACCGGCGCGGTCAACCAGATCAGTGGGGATCAGCTGCGCGACAGACCCGCCACCAATATCACCGCCATGCTGCAGGGCGCTATGCCCAACCTCAATATCCGGATGGCCAGCGGCACACCCGGCCAGATGGGCAGCTTCAATATCCGCGGCGCCACTTCCGTTAACACCAGCAATAACACGGTGGTCACCGGTGAACCGCTGGTACTGGTAGATGGTATCCCCGGTACCCTGGACAGGCTGTCTCCGGAAGAGATACAATCCATCACGGTGCTGAAAGATGCCGCCTCAGCAGCTATCTACGGTTCCCGCGGTGGTCTCGGCGTCATCCTGGTCACCACCAAAAATGGTAAGGCCGGCAAAACAGTGGTCCGCTACAACAATACTTTCGGATGGGCCACACCAACAGTGAATACGGATTTTATTACCACCGGGTACGACTGGATGAAGCTGAACGACCAGGCCCTGGCGCATGTTGGCGGCTACTCCGGGTATACCGACCGGGACTATGAAGAACTGCTGGCCCGCCGGAACGACAAGACCGAAGATCCTTCCCGTCCCTGGATCACCATCCAGAACAGGAACGGCCGGGATCAGTATGTGTATTATGGCAACTACGACTGGTGGAATATCATGTTCACCAAGTACCAGCCCCTGCAAACACATAATATTTCCATGAGCGGCGGCAATGAAAAGGTCAACTTCATGCTGAACGGCAACCTGAAACAAATGGACGGCATCATGCGGATGCATACCGATAAGTACACTTCCGGCACCATCCGCGCCAAGATCGGCGCCCAGCTGTATCCCTGGCTGAAAGTGACCAATAACACCAATTTCTATCATTCCAACTATAACTACTATGGCCGTGAAGGCGGCGGTACCGCCAACTTCACACATATCAACGTGCATGCTTCCCCTGCCTATGCACCTGTTAACCCGGATGGCACCGCTACCTATATCACCGGCCTCAACAACTATGATATTGGTGATGGCATCTTTGCCATGCTGATCGGCGGCAACCAGAAAGGGCAGGACCGCAAATATGAGATGACCACCATCAATGAAGCCACTATCACGCCTTTCAAAGACATGAACATTGTGGCCAACTACAGCTTCAATATGTACACGGATCCCAGCTATTACCGCCAGGCCGCTGCCAAGTATTCACTGGAGCCCGGTGTGGTAGCCGTTGCCACCAAGTACAATATTGATAAGCTGGCAGAGTCCCAGCAGTTCAACCAGCGTCATGTGGTGAACATCTATGCGGATTATTTCAAAAGTTTTGCCCGCAGCCACAATATCAAATTGCTGGCTGGTTTCAACCAGGAGTTCACCCGCCGCAAGAAGATCTCTGCCGGCCGGGCCAATCTGTCCTCTGAAACCCTCAACGATATCAACCTGGGTACCGGTGAACAGACGGTGGGCGGCGGCTCTGACGAGCTGGCGCTTCAGGGCTTGTTCTACCGCCTCAACTATGATTACAAGGGCAAATATTTATTGGAGACCAATGGTCGTTTTGACGGCTCTTCCCGCTTTCCGGAAAATGACCGCTGGGGTTTCTTCCCCTCCGTATCAGCAGCCTGGCGTGTGAGCGAGGAAGCTTTCTTTGAGCCGCTGCGTGGTGTTGTGAGTGAATTCAAGCTGCGCGGATCAGTAGGTGTGCTGGGTAACCAGACCATCCCCACCGACCTGCTGAACGCCATCTATCCTTATGTGCCTACTATGAATCCCGGCACCATGTCCTATATCCTGGGTGGCGAGCGGGCCAAATACTATAGCGCCCCCGGCGCCGTGTCCAGTTCCCTGACCTGGGAAAAAGTGACCAGCTATAACGGTGGTGTGGACATCGGCCTGCTCAACAACCGGCTGACCCTGAGCTTTGATAAATACCTGCGGGTAACTTCTGATATCCTCACCCTGGGCAGCCCGCTGCCGGGCGTATTTGGCGCTGATGAACCATTGGTCAATGCGGCCAGCATTGAGACCAAAGGCTTTGAATTCACCGCCGGCTGGAAGGACAAAAAAGTCCTGGCAGGCAAGCCCTTCAACTATTCCGTGAACGTAGTGCTGAGCGATAACTATGCCGTTGTCTCCAAATTCGATAACCCTACCAATATTATCACCAGTATGTATGTGGGTAAGAAGATAGGGGAGATCTGGGGCTATACCACAGACGGGTTCTTCAAGACGGACGCAGAGGCCAAGACCTATCCCATCAACCAGGTATTCCTGAACAAAGTACGTACGGATAACAATATTCCCATCCGCGCCGGCGACCTGCGCTGGCTGGACCTGAACGGTGATGGCACTATCAGTTCCGGCAAAGGGACCCTGGATGATCCGGGTGATCAGCGCGTGATCGGCAATACCACGCCCCGCTACCAGTATGCTATTAACCTGAACGCCAGCTGGAACAATATTGACCTGTCGGTCTTCTTCCAGGGCCTGGGTAAAATGAACTGGTATCCCGGCAGCAATGCCGACCGTTTCTGGGGACCTTATTCCCGGCCTTATTTCTCTTTCCTGCCGGTAGATTTTGAAAAGGATGTTTATTCGTCCACCAATACCGATGCGTATTTCCCCAACCTGCTGGCCTATGTAGCGCTCAACGCCAACAATGAACTGCGTGCCACCAATAACCGCTACCTCCAGAACCTGGCCTACCTGCGGCTCAAGAACCTGACGGTAGGGTATACCCTGCCGCAGCAGCTGACCCGTCGCTTCAAAATAGACCGGTTCCGGATGTTCTTCAGCGGGGAGAACCTGCTCACCTGGACAAAACTCCGGACGGACTATATTGATCCGGAGCAGGCCATGGCCAATGGGGATGCGCGGGTGTATCCTTTCAGCAAAAACTATTCTTTCGGCTTTGATATTTCTTTCTAA
- a CDS encoding glycoside hydrolase family 43 protein, which yields MKKSLSTLACAFLAVMAMGQTKKSAKAPVTSGNPIFPGWYADPEIRVFGKEYWIYPTYSARYEEQVFMDAFSSKDLVTWKKHPRIVDTAAVKWANKAMWAPSTIEKDGKYYIFFGANDIQNNQELGGIGVAVSDKPGGPFKDHIGKPLIDKFHNGAQPIDQFAFRDTDGQYYLIYGGWKHCNIAKLNNDFTGFVPFEDGATFREITPDHYVEGPFMFVRDGKYYFMWSEGGWTGPDYCVAYAIADSPLGPFKRVGKILEQDATIARGAGHHSVLHVAKKDKWYIVYHRRPLDKTHANERETCIDIMEFDGQGLIKPVKITREGVEKLK from the coding sequence ATGAAAAAATCACTATCTACCCTTGCCTGTGCTTTCCTGGCTGTTATGGCCATGGGGCAAACGAAAAAGAGCGCCAAAGCCCCTGTAACCTCCGGTAACCCTATCTTCCCCGGCTGGTATGCTGATCCTGAGATCCGGGTCTTTGGCAAAGAGTACTGGATCTATCCCACTTATTCCGCGCGTTATGAAGAGCAGGTCTTTATGGATGCTTTTTCTTCCAAAGACCTGGTGACCTGGAAAAAACACCCCCGTATTGTGGATACCGCGGCCGTAAAATGGGCTAATAAAGCCATGTGGGCGCCTTCCACCATTGAAAAAGATGGTAAATATTATATATTCTTCGGTGCTAACGATATCCAGAACAACCAGGAGCTGGGCGGTATTGGCGTGGCTGTGTCCGACAAACCCGGCGGTCCCTTCAAAGATCATATAGGCAAGCCCCTGATCGATAAATTCCACAATGGCGCCCAGCCTATTGACCAGTTTGCCTTCCGCGATACGGATGGGCAGTACTACCTGATCTATGGCGGCTGGAAGCATTGCAATATTGCTAAGCTCAATAATGATTTCACGGGCTTTGTTCCTTTTGAAGATGGCGCCACCTTCCGCGAGATCACACCGGATCATTATGTGGAAGGTCCTTTTATGTTTGTCCGTGACGGCAAATATTATTTTATGTGGTCTGAAGGCGGTTGGACCGGCCCGGATTACTGCGTGGCCTATGCCATTGCTGATTCTCCCCTGGGACCTTTCAAAAGAGTGGGTAAGATACTGGAGCAGGACGCTACTATTGCCCGTGGCGCCGGCCACCATTCCGTACTGCATGTAGCAAAAAAAGACAAGTGGTATATTGTTTACCATCGCCGGCCGCTGGATAAAACGCATGCCAATGAGCGGGAAACATGCATTGATATCATGGAGTTTGACGGGCAGGGCCTCATTAAACCCGTGAAGATCACCAGGGAAGGAGTCGAAAAACTTAAATAA
- a CDS encoding family 43 glycosylhydrolase: MKTIFFLLGIIASPFPALTQLINFDQQGKQLVRFDVLGNAVDAHDGEIARFDGLYYLYGTSYDCGYEWGNKDAPFCGFKVYTSKDLKTWDDKGFLFDASTPVWQTRCNGKTYGCYRPHVIYNATTGSYVLWINVYDNQVGYRVFTSRNPAGPFKEVAEPRLAVNADMPVAGLNNGDHDTFVDEDGTAYLAYTDWRAKGAIVIEQLSADYLTGTGKFVHSVTAGNTEAPCLFKRKGIYYVVYSDPNCGYCSGTGSSYKTAASPLGPWSEGIKISDHSCGGQPSFVSVIKVNAETIFLYGSDLWNNAAKNEALANYYWAPLSFTGTGAIQPLACGDNYRFSKAGKPLRATAPADGYSIQGDITKERQYAQSFTIQRSGQLHQLSITMFKNQYPDAELVVELYAAGPDSLPIGKPIFQKNIHPANLGWSPRNLVVQPDLTVDKGAQYVMVLKTAATRGHYGYVYNTAGMRAGKLATHTGQQEGFTVLPGRSIKYTTLIVNEK; this comes from the coding sequence ATGAAAACGATTTTTTTTCTGCTGGGGATCATTGCCAGCCCCTTTCCCGCCCTCACCCAACTTATCAATTTTGATCAGCAGGGCAAACAGCTGGTGCGCTTTGACGTGCTGGGAAATGCCGTTGATGCGCATGACGGGGAAATAGCAAGGTTTGACGGCCTCTATTATTTATATGGAACAAGCTATGATTGTGGCTATGAATGGGGCAATAAGGACGCGCCCTTTTGTGGTTTTAAAGTGTATACATCAAAAGACCTGAAGACATGGGATGATAAAGGGTTCCTGTTTGATGCCAGCACGCCCGTCTGGCAGACCAGGTGCAATGGCAAGACCTATGGCTGTTACCGGCCGCATGTGATCTATAATGCAACTACCGGATCATATGTTTTGTGGATCAATGTGTATGACAACCAGGTAGGGTACCGGGTATTCACTTCCCGCAATCCTGCAGGCCCTTTTAAGGAAGTGGCTGAGCCCCGGCTGGCTGTGAATGCGGATATGCCGGTGGCCGGTCTGAATAACGGCGACCATGATACTTTTGTAGATGAAGATGGCACTGCCTACCTGGCCTATACCGACTGGCGGGCCAAAGGCGCCATTGTCATTGAGCAGCTCAGTGCTGATTATTTAACGGGCACAGGTAAGTTTGTGCATTCGGTGACGGCGGGCAATACAGAAGCGCCCTGCCTGTTTAAACGAAAGGGTATTTATTATGTAGTCTATTCCGATCCCAACTGCGGTTATTGCTCCGGTACAGGCAGTTCTTACAAAACCGCGGCTTCTCCACTGGGGCCATGGTCGGAGGGCATAAAGATCAGTGATCATTCCTGCGGCGGGCAGCCTTCCTTTGTGTCTGTTATAAAGGTCAATGCAGAAACCATCTTTCTGTACGGCAGCGATCTCTGGAATAATGCGGCAAAGAATGAGGCGCTGGCCAATTATTACTGGGCTCCCCTGTCCTTCACCGGAACAGGCGCTATCCAGCCCCTGGCCTGTGGTGACAACTACCGTTTTTCCAAAGCCGGTAAACCGCTCCGGGCAACTGCTCCTGCTGATGGATACAGTATCCAGGGGGATATTACAAAGGAACGGCAGTATGCGCAGTCCTTTACCATACAGCGATCCGGACAGTTGCACCAGCTTTCCATCACGATGTTTAAGAACCAGTACCCGGATGCTGAGCTGGTTGTTGAGCTGTATGCGGCAGGTCCGGACAGTCTGCCTATAGGCAAACCCATATTTCAAAAAAATATACACCCGGCTAACCTGGGCTGGTCGCCCAGGAACCTGGTCGTTCAGCCCGACCTGACCGTTGACAAAGGAGCACAGTATGTGATGGTATTGAAAACAGCGGCCACAAGAGGGCATTACGGTTATGTGTATAATACTGCCGGTATGCGCGCTGGCAAACTGGCTACCCATACAGGCCAGCAGGAAGGATTTACCGTTCTGCCCGGCAGGAGCATAAAATATACTACCCTGATAGTAAACGAAAAATAA
- a CDS encoding RNA polymerase sigma-70 factor, whose product MCRVTEIQAGNEQVFRDVFNEYQSLLYQFLVRKLHSEFYAKEVVQLSFIKLWRFRHQLDADLDISVQLFRIARTTLIDEIRKIQTRQRHYASLAPAERPAAEEALQKLYYKDTNARLARLVQLLPPQRRAIFELSRFHYHSNSEIAKMLSISPKTVENHLTIALRAMRSGIALFWIICPLAVQLMG is encoded by the coding sequence ATGTGCCGTGTAACAGAAATACAAGCAGGGAATGAACAGGTATTCAGAGACGTGTTCAATGAGTACCAGTCGCTCCTCTACCAATTCCTGGTCAGGAAACTGCACTCCGAGTTTTACGCCAAGGAAGTAGTGCAGCTCAGCTTTATCAAATTATGGCGCTTCCGCCACCAGCTGGATGCAGACCTTGATATCTCTGTACAGCTATTCCGCATTGCCCGTACCACGCTCATAGATGAAATAAGAAAGATACAGACCCGCCAACGCCATTATGCTTCACTGGCCCCTGCTGAAAGGCCCGCGGCTGAAGAAGCCCTGCAAAAGCTTTATTATAAAGACACCAATGCCCGCCTCGCCCGGCTGGTACAGCTGCTGCCGCCCCAGCGCAGGGCTATCTTTGAGCTGAGCAGGTTCCATTATCATTCCAACTCAGAGATAGCGAAGATGCTGTCCATTTCTCCCAAAACAGTAGAAAATCACCTTACCATTGCCCTGAGGGCTATGCGCTCAGGGATCGCCTTATTTTGGATTATTTGCCCCCTGGCCGTTCAACTGATGGGGTAA